A DNA window from Solanum lycopersicum chromosome 3, SLM_r2.1 contains the following coding sequences:
- the ERF-H3 gene encoding ethylene-responsive transcription factor WIN1 has protein sequence MVQAKKFRGVRQRHWGSWVAEIRHPLLKRRVWLGTFETAEEAARAYDEAAVLMSGRNAKTNFAVQAMDENKKDNYKSNNSTLSGSSSSLSAILSAKLRKSCKSPSPSLTCLRLDTESSNIGVWQKRAGARPDSSWVMTVEFGKKKMINDNEHIIIPDENVTSSSTFLSQDNSIEIEQGKECGVMNEEERMALQMIEELLNRN, from the exons ATGGTACAGGCAAAGAAGTTCAGAGGTGTCAGGCAACGCCATTGGGGTTCTTGGGTCGCTGAAATTCGTCATCCTTTACT GAAGAGGAGAGTGTGGCTAGGTACGTTTGAAACTGCAGAAGAAGCTGCCCGAGCGTATGATGAGGCTGCTGTTTTAATGAGCGGACGTAACGCCAAAACAAATTTCGCAGTGCAAGCAAtggatgaaaataaaaaagacaattATAAATCTAATAATTCGACATTATCaggatcatcatcatcactctcTGCTATACTTAGCGCCAAACTTCGGAAGAGCTGTAAATCGCCATCGCCGTCTCTCACTTGTCTCAGGCTTGATACAGAGAGTTCCAACATTGGGGTTTGGCAGAAACGGGCCGGAGCCCGGCCTGATTCTAGCTGGGTCATGACGGTTGAATTTGGAAAAAAGAAGATGATTAATGATAACGAGCATATAATTATTCCGGACGAAAACGTAACTTCTTCGAGTACGTTTTTGTCTCAGGATAATTCGATCGAGATTGAACAAGGCAAAGAATGTGGtgtgatgaatgaagaagaacGAATGGCGCTTCAAATGATTGAGGAACTCCTCAACAGGAATTAA